Proteins co-encoded in one Flavobacterium fluviale genomic window:
- a CDS encoding GNAT family N-acetyltransferase codes for MNLKVNIRKVENHDFDFVYKAICELENEVLDFKVFEEIFNENISNPKNLYLIAENENEGLGFISFHTQNLLHHCGLVGEIQEFFIHQKYRGQGVGHLLINEIKNFAVQNDLKSIEVTTNKKRIENVAIYENLGFTLSHNKFTIYKQ; via the coding sequence ATGAATCTAAAAGTAAACATTAGAAAAGTAGAAAATCACGACTTCGACTTCGTCTACAAAGCAATTTGCGAACTCGAAAATGAAGTTTTAGATTTTAAGGTTTTCGAAGAAATTTTCAATGAAAATATCTCAAACCCAAAAAATCTTTATCTAATTGCTGAAAATGAAAATGAAGGTTTAGGTTTTATTAGTTTTCATACTCAAAATCTTCTCCATCATTGCGGATTGGTTGGTGAGATTCAGGAGTTTTTCATTCATCAAAAATACCGAGGTCAAGGCGTCGGACATTTATTAATCAATGAAATCAAGAATTTTGCTGTTCAAAATGATCTAAAAAGTATTGAAGTCACAACAAATAAAAAACGAATAGAGAACGTTGCGATTTATGAAAATCTAGGTTTTACTTTGAGTCATAATAAGTTTACGATTTATAAACAATAA
- a CDS encoding hydroxymethylglutaryl-CoA synthase family protein yields MKTGIDAISFDVANIHLPIKTLAIARNIEPEKLEKGLGLLKMTFPDVHQDAVVFGANALTKLITDNKINLNEISRIYVGTESGIDSSKPIASYLINLMEQKFGEDSLAECDVVDFTFACIGGVDALQNCIDFVKLNPAKKAIVVTTDFAKYDLNSGGEYTQGAGAVAMLVTANPRIIAFDDNWATSTKGVFDFFKPYRTISKEEITQNTNNDSWFDNLEAEIEIHKDQPVFDGQYSNQCYMDRTRNAYFSFKKLKNTTETLYNTWHSIVMHLPYSFQGRRMLSEIYALDSTEKIIADDIAPADYQTKIKEVAKSDDYRSFVTEKLQPAELASSLIGNLYTGSIFMGLLSTLAHFYDTNKEVAGTKFGFLAYGSGSKSKVFEGTIQPEWKSALANVKLFENLADSVEIDFNTYESLHKKEQKQSIRTPKQEWILDRIEKEIPVLIGARYYRWVE; encoded by the coding sequence ATGAAAACAGGAATTGATGCTATTTCTTTTGACGTAGCAAACATACATTTACCCATAAAAACTTTGGCCATTGCCAGAAATATTGAACCAGAAAAATTAGAAAAAGGTCTTGGATTACTGAAAATGACTTTCCCAGACGTACATCAGGATGCTGTTGTTTTTGGAGCAAACGCTTTAACTAAACTTATTACCGACAACAAAATTAACTTAAACGAAATAAGCAGAATCTATGTTGGTACCGAAAGCGGTATTGACAGTTCTAAACCAATTGCTTCTTATTTGATTAATTTAATGGAGCAGAAATTTGGCGAAGATTCATTAGCAGAATGCGATGTTGTCGATTTTACTTTTGCCTGTATTGGCGGTGTAGACGCATTACAAAACTGTATTGATTTTGTAAAATTAAACCCAGCTAAAAAAGCCATTGTAGTTACAACTGATTTTGCAAAATATGATTTAAACTCTGGCGGAGAATATACTCAAGGTGCTGGAGCCGTAGCGATGTTAGTAACTGCAAACCCAAGAATTATTGCTTTTGATGACAATTGGGCAACGAGTACAAAAGGTGTTTTTGACTTCTTTAAACCTTACAGAACTATTTCTAAAGAAGAAATTACTCAAAACACCAATAACGATTCTTGGTTTGATAATTTAGAAGCCGAAATCGAAATCCATAAAGACCAGCCCGTTTTTGACGGTCAATATTCTAACCAATGTTATATGGATCGCACGCGAAATGCGTATTTTTCATTCAAAAAATTAAAAAATACAACCGAAACTCTTTATAACACTTGGCATAGTATCGTGATGCACTTGCCGTATTCTTTCCAAGGAAGAAGAATGTTATCTGAAATTTATGCTTTAGACAGCACTGAAAAAATTATTGCTGATGATATTGCTCCTGCAGATTATCAGACAAAAATTAAAGAAGTGGCAAAATCTGATGATTACAGAAGTTTTGTAACTGAGAAATTACAACCCGCAGAATTGGCTTCATCGTTAATTGGAAATCTCTATACCGGTTCTATTTTCATGGGATTGTTGTCGACTTTGGCTCATTTTTACGACACCAATAAAGAAGTCGCCGGAACTAAATTTGGATTCCTGGCTTACGGAAGCGGATCGAAATCTAAAGTTTTTGAAGGAACAATTCAGCCAGAATGGAAATCAGCTTTGGCAAATGTGAAACTTTTTGAAAATTTAGCTGATAGCGTAGAAATTGATTTTAACACTTATGAAAGTCTTCACAAAAAAGAACAAAAACAAAGCATAAGAACTCCAAAACAAGAATGGATTTTAGACAGAATCGAAAAAGAAATTCCTGTTTTAATTGGGGCTCGTTATTATAGATGGGTGGAATAA
- a CDS encoding succinate dehydrogenase cytochrome b subunit, whose translation MAQSAQLNASILKKVAMALSGIFLITFLALHVSLNFISILSEDVFNEASHFMGYNPLIQYVMQPVLAFGVIFHFVMGFVLTAQNSAARPIAYAKYNGAANASWSSRNMIISGLVILAFLGLHFYDFWFPEVNYKYIAGEVPNATRYYGELVHKFHDPIRTGLYCVSFVLLGFHLWHGFASSLQSMGMHNKYSRFLAKVGYWFAVVVPAAFVIIALFHHFNN comes from the coding sequence ATGGCACAATCTGCACAGTTGAATGCTTCCATCTTAAAGAAAGTGGCTATGGCTCTTTCGGGAATATTCTTAATCACGTTTTTAGCGCTGCATGTTTCCTTAAATTTTATTTCTATTCTTAGTGAAGATGTTTTTAACGAAGCTTCTCACTTTATGGGATACAATCCGCTGATACAATATGTAATGCAGCCAGTTTTGGCTTTCGGGGTAATTTTCCATTTCGTTATGGGATTTGTTCTAACAGCTCAAAACAGCGCAGCAAGACCAATTGCGTATGCAAAATACAACGGAGCGGCAAATGCTTCTTGGAGTTCTAGAAATATGATTATTTCTGGATTGGTTATCTTGGCATTCTTAGGATTGCATTTTTATGATTTTTGGTTTCCTGAAGTTAACTATAAATATATAGCAGGAGAAGTACCAAACGCTACAAGGTATTATGGGGAGTTAGTTCATAAATTTCACGATCCAATCCGTACAGGATTATACTGCGTGTCTTTTGTCCTTTTAGGATTCCACTTATGGCACGGGTTCGCATCTTCTCTTCAATCAATGGGGATGCACAACAAATATTCAAGATTTTTAGCAAAAGTAGGTTACTGGTTCGCAGTTGTTGTTCCTGCCGCTTTCGTAATTATCGCATTATTTCATCATTTCAATAATTAA
- a CDS encoding nuclear transport factor 2 family protein, producing the protein MINKEKIIQNYIEGYNQFDINKMIADFDESVIFENIQNGEVNLTLNGIKEFTSQAEKGKEYFSARKQTITSLIQDEITAIIDIDYYAVLAIDFPNGLKAGQELNMKGKSIFQFLDDKIVKLTDIS; encoded by the coding sequence ATGATCAACAAAGAAAAAATAATCCAAAATTATATCGAAGGGTATAATCAATTTGATATCAATAAAATGATTGCTGATTTTGATGAATCGGTTATTTTTGAAAACATTCAAAATGGCGAAGTCAACCTGACTTTGAATGGAATAAAAGAATTTACATCTCAGGCCGAAAAAGGGAAAGAATATTTTTCGGCAAGAAAACAAACCATTACATCACTAATACAAGATGAAATTACAGCAATAATCGATATTGATTATTATGCAGTTCTTGCAATAGATTTTCCAAACGGATTAAAAGCAGGTCAGGAATTGAATATGAAGGGAAAATCGATTTTTCAATTCTTGGACGATAAGATTGTAAAACTGACTGATATTAGTTAG
- a CDS encoding bactofilin family protein, with translation MQTSNFILATIAEIKTKYPFLIEDEKFDCFEDWRDEDFFLVSDGNAYFEGNFCLDLYENEEKKWLAKSLKLAVKKVEGLNIVGVFVSGDFSVSGCIVNVYGEYGSYVFIGGNVNCQSMLLGGGHVKIKGNIVAKEIVMTDYHFGSLRCLGVINSPVFIVDNHDTRFAERKNELFYYNDRDEIDPKNECEYDDETGDEIMSNELRKLLDNPLIETFEEISSELTKGELLLKASNSPAKNDDYWHNRVLSNYEDLKFVPSQYKTKKLCELALNINYNALHYVSKEFITPELCESLVKKNGNAICVIPDKFVTKEICCIATQNGFLLKRIPIRFWSEEMILLVFKNGKYEPDLNDVYSQFITKNLLVEYIKIGGSLRFDKVCEIKEIDKLLILKTVIDSGIQYLDNIFGNHFSKETVEYAFSVYKDQKEWNKYVQKYRQKFEPLGLNEYL, from the coding sequence ATGCAGACTTCAAATTTCATATTAGCAACAATAGCCGAAATAAAAACTAAATATCCTTTTTTAATTGAAGATGAAAAGTTCGATTGTTTTGAAGATTGGAGAGATGAAGATTTTTTTCTTGTATCTGACGGAAATGCTTATTTTGAAGGGAATTTTTGTTTGGATCTTTATGAAAACGAAGAAAAAAAATGGCTCGCAAAGTCATTAAAACTTGCGGTTAAAAAGGTAGAGGGTTTAAATATAGTAGGCGTTTTTGTAAGTGGAGATTTTTCAGTTAGTGGCTGTATAGTTAATGTTTATGGAGAATATGGTTCATATGTTTTTATTGGCGGAAACGTTAATTGCCAAAGTATGTTGTTGGGTGGGGGACATGTTAAGATAAAAGGAAATATTGTAGCAAAAGAAATTGTTATGACGGATTATCATTTTGGTAGTTTACGATGTTTAGGGGTGATTAATTCTCCTGTTTTTATTGTTGACAATCATGATACAAGATTTGCAGAAAGAAAAAATGAGCTGTTTTATTATAATGATCGAGATGAAATTGATCCTAAAAATGAATGCGAATATGATGATGAGACGGGAGACGAAATTATGTCGAACGAACTCCGAAAATTACTAGATAATCCGTTAATTGAAACTTTTGAAGAAATAAGCTCTGAATTAACAAAAGGCGAATTGCTTTTAAAGGCAAGTAATTCTCCGGCTAAAAATGATGATTATTGGCACAATAGGGTTTTGTCTAACTACGAAGATTTAAAATTTGTTCCTTCTCAATATAAAACGAAAAAATTGTGTGAGTTGGCGTTAAATATTAATTATAATGCATTGCACTATGTTAGTAAAGAATTTATTACACCAGAGCTTTGTGAAAGTCTAGTCAAAAAAAATGGAAATGCAATTTGCGTAATACCTGATAAATTTGTTACAAAAGAAATTTGTTGTATAGCGACGCAGAATGGTTTCCTGCTTAAACGTATTCCAATTAGATTTTGGTCAGAAGAAATGATTTTGCTAGTGTTTAAAAATGGTAAGTATGAACCGGATCTCAATGATGTATATTCTCAATTTATTACAAAAAATTTATTAGTCGAATATATTAAAATTGGAGGAAGTTTACGATTTGACAAAGTCTGTGAAATAAAAGAAATAGATAAATTATTAATTTTAAAAACAGTAATCGATTCGGGGATTCAATATTTGGACAACATTTTTGGAAATCATTTTAGTAAAGAAACGGTTGAATATGCTTTTTCTGTTTATAAAGATCAAAAGGAATGGAATAAATATGTTCAAAAATACAGACAGAAATTTGAACCACTTGGGTTGAATGAATATTTGTAA
- a CDS encoding aminopeptidase P family protein, with product MKYHQINSALFVKNRRKFTAEMKPNSVAVFNSNDIYPISADSTLPFAQHRDIFYLSGVDQEESVLLLFPDAPYEHQREILFLRETNDHIAVWEGEKLTKERAFQVSGIRTVYWLQDFHKVLNEMMTYADTMYINTNEHYRATVETETREARFVKWWKERYPAHNVAKSNPILQRIRSVKESEEIDLIQHACDITEKGFRRLLGFVKPNVTEYEIEAELAHEFIRNRSKGFAYTPIIASGNNANVLHYIENNQQCKAGDLILLDVAAEYANYSSDMTRTIPVSGKFSERQKAVYNAVLRVKNEATKMLTPGTLWKQYHIEVGKIMTSELLGLGLLDKADVQNENPEWPAYKKYFMHGTSHHMGLDTHDYGLLHEPMKANMVFTVEPGIYIPAEKFGIRLEDNVVVQEKGEPFNLMRNIPVEVDEIETLMNS from the coding sequence ATGAAATATCATCAAATAAACAGCGCTCTTTTTGTAAAAAACCGCAGAAAATTTACGGCAGAAATGAAACCTAATTCGGTTGCCGTTTTCAACTCTAATGACATTTACCCAATTAGTGCCGACAGTACTTTACCGTTTGCACAACATAGAGATATTTTTTACCTGAGCGGTGTTGATCAGGAAGAAAGCGTTTTGCTTTTGTTTCCAGATGCGCCTTATGAGCACCAAAGAGAAATTCTTTTTTTAAGAGAAACCAACGATCATATTGCAGTTTGGGAAGGTGAAAAACTGACTAAGGAACGTGCTTTTCAGGTTTCTGGAATTAGAACAGTTTATTGGTTACAAGATTTTCATAAGGTTTTGAACGAAATGATGACGTACGCAGATACGATGTACATCAACACCAACGAACATTACCGCGCAACAGTTGAAACTGAAACTCGCGAAGCTCGTTTTGTAAAATGGTGGAAAGAGCGTTACCCTGCGCATAATGTTGCGAAAAGCAACCCAATTTTGCAGCGCATTCGTTCTGTAAAAGAAAGCGAAGAAATCGATTTGATTCAGCACGCCTGCGATATTACAGAAAAAGGTTTCCGCAGATTATTAGGGTTCGTGAAACCAAATGTTACTGAATATGAAATCGAAGCTGAATTAGCACACGAATTTATCCGTAACCGCTCTAAAGGTTTTGCTTATACGCCAATTATTGCTTCTGGAAATAATGCGAATGTTTTACATTACATCGAAAATAATCAGCAATGTAAAGCCGGCGATTTGATCTTACTAGACGTTGCTGCTGAATATGCAAACTATTCAAGCGATATGACGAGAACGATTCCAGTTTCTGGTAAATTTTCTGAAAGACAAAAAGCAGTTTACAATGCCGTTTTGAGAGTTAAAAACGAAGCTACAAAAATGTTGACTCCAGGAACACTTTGGAAACAATATCATATTGAAGTTGGCAAAATTATGACTTCTGAATTACTTGGTTTAGGCTTATTAGACAAAGCTGATGTTCAGAATGAAAATCCAGAATGGCCTGCTTATAAAAAATATTTCATGCACGGAACTTCTCACCACATGGGATTGGACACGCACGATTACGGATTGCTGCACGAGCCAATGAAAGCAAATATGGTCTTTACGGTTGAGCCGGGAATTTATATTCCTGCAGAAAAATTCGGAATTCGTTTGGAGGATAATGTCGTAGTTCAGGAAAAAGGAGAACCTTTTAACTTAATGAGAAACATTCCAGTGGAAGTTGACGAAATCGAAACTTTGATGAATTCTT
- a CDS encoding polymer-forming cytoskeletal protein: MQTSNFKLITIAEIKTKYPFLTEDEKFDYFEDWENEDFFLIADEDVNFDGNFYLDLYEEKEKKWLANLLNLPAKKIEEIRIEGIFIDGNFSVGGSIINAEGDYGPYVFINGNVNCQSLLLGGANVEIKGKITAKEAVMAYYNHGSFNCTGLIEAPVFIVTDHNTTFEERKNELFYYNDRDEIDPKNECEYDDETGDEIMSNELRKLLDNPLIETFEELERDLAIGELVLKQNNPPVKTYEYWHNRVSENYRNLKLVPKEFKTEELCNLALSKTFHALPFIDQDLIRYELCERLVSKDGFAIQVIPDEFITKELSFKAAENGTMLRLIPEEYYSEELILLVFKNGRHEPDINDVPSKFITKSLLEDYVKIGKGLWLDKACKASGIDKLEVLKQAIDFGIEYLDTIFGNHFSQETADYAASVYDNETHKEEWAKYVQKYKNKFERLEK; the protein is encoded by the coding sequence ATGCAAACTTCCAATTTCAAATTAATCACAATAGCCGAAATCAAAACAAAATATCCTTTTTTAACAGAAGATGAAAAATTCGATTATTTTGAAGATTGGGAAAATGAAGATTTTTTTCTCATTGCAGACGAAGATGTAAATTTTGATGGCAATTTTTATTTAGATCTTTATGAAGAGAAAGAGAAAAAATGGCTTGCAAATTTGCTAAATCTCCCAGCTAAAAAGATAGAAGAAATAAGAATTGAAGGCATTTTTATAGATGGAAACTTTTCTGTTGGCGGTTCAATTATTAATGCAGAAGGCGATTATGGCCCGTATGTTTTTATTAACGGAAATGTAAATTGTCAAAGTCTTTTACTTGGTGGTGCTAATGTTGAAATAAAAGGGAAAATTACAGCAAAGGAAGCGGTAATGGCTTATTATAATCATGGTAGTTTTAATTGTACAGGTTTAATTGAAGCTCCGGTTTTTATTGTAACAGATCACAATACAACATTTGAAGAAAGAAAAAATGAGCTGTTTTATTATAATGATCGAGATGAAATTGATCCTAAAAATGAATGCGAATATGATGATGAGACGGGAGACGAAATTATGTCAAACGAACTCCGAAAATTACTCGATAATCCGTTAATTGAAACTTTTGAAGAATTGGAAAGAGATTTGGCAATAGGCGAATTGGTTTTAAAACAGAATAATCCGCCAGTCAAAACTTACGAATATTGGCATAATCGTGTTTCAGAAAATTATAGAAATCTAAAACTCGTTCCGAAGGAATTTAAAACCGAAGAACTTTGTAATTTGGCATTGAGTAAAACCTTTCACGCTCTGCCATTTATTGATCAGGATTTAATAAGATACGAACTCTGCGAAAGATTAGTCAGTAAAGATGGTTTTGCAATTCAGGTTATTCCAGATGAATTTATTACAAAAGAACTTTCTTTTAAAGCTGCAGAAAATGGCACAATGTTGAGATTAATTCCAGAGGAATATTATTCTGAAGAATTGATTCTGTTAGTTTTTAAAAACGGAAGACATGAACCTGATATTAATGATGTTCCGTCTAAATTTATCACCAAAAGTCTTTTAGAAGATTATGTAAAAATTGGAAAAGGCTTATGGCTTGATAAAGCTTGTAAAGCAAGTGGAATTGATAAATTGGAGGTTTTAAAACAAGCAATCGACTTTGGAATAGAATATCTGGATACCATTTTTGGAAATCATTTTAGCCAAGAAACGGCAGATTATGCAGCTTCTGTTTATGATAATGAAACGCATAAAGAGGAATGGGCTAAGTATGTTCAGAAATATAAAAATAAATTTGAAAGACTTGAGAAATGA
- a CDS encoding fumarate reductase/succinate dehydrogenase flavoprotein subunit: MALDSKIPNGPIADKWTNYKDHINLVNPANKRNLDIIVVGTGLAGGSAAATLAELGYNVKAFCFQDSPRRAHSIAAQGGINAAKNYKGDGDSVYRLFYDTVKGGDYRAREANVHRLAEVSANIIDQCVAQGVPLAREYGGLLDNRSFGGTLVSRTFYAQGQTGQQLLLGAYSAMNRQIGRGKIKMYNRHEMLDLVIVDGKARGIIARNLITGEIERHSAHAVVIGSGGYGNVFFLSTNAMGSNATAAWKIHKKGAFFANPCYTQIHPTCIPVSGDHQSKLTLMSESLRNDGRIWVPAKLEDAQAIREGRKKATDLSESERDYFLERRYPAFGNLVPRDVASRAAKERCDAGFGVNKTGEAVYLDFAAAIKRYGTEEAYVKGLDANDAALVTKLGTAIVKSKYGNLFQMYLKIVDEDPYVTPMMIYPAVHYTMGGTWVDYNLMTTIPGCFSIGESNFSDHGANRLGASALMQGLADGYFVLPYTIGDYLAPDIKMGEISTDLPEFVEAEKNVKDQIDRFINNNGKHSVDYFHKKLGKIMWDKVGMARNAKGLTEAIEEIAALREEFYRDVKVPGSANEFNQELEKATRVADFLELGELFAKDALHRNESCGGHFREEYQTEEGEALRDDENFAYVAAWEYKGKPSDAVLHKEPLNYENIKLVQRSYK, encoded by the coding sequence ATGGCATTAGATTCAAAAATTCCAAATGGTCCTATAGCGGACAAATGGACAAATTATAAAGATCATATTAATTTAGTAAACCCTGCTAACAAACGTAATTTAGATATTATCGTAGTTGGTACAGGTTTGGCTGGAGGTTCTGCTGCGGCTACTCTAGCGGAGTTAGGATATAACGTAAAAGCATTTTGCTTCCAAGATTCACCACGTCGTGCGCACTCTATTGCAGCACAAGGGGGTATCAACGCAGCAAAAAATTATAAAGGTGATGGTGACTCGGTTTACAGATTGTTCTACGATACTGTAAAAGGAGGTGACTACCGTGCACGTGAGGCAAACGTTCACCGTTTGGCTGAAGTTTCTGCTAATATTATTGACCAGTGTGTGGCTCAAGGGGTGCCATTGGCTCGTGAATATGGCGGACTTTTAGATAACCGTTCTTTTGGAGGAACTTTGGTTTCTCGTACATTTTATGCACAAGGACAAACTGGACAGCAATTATTGTTAGGAGCTTATTCTGCAATGAACCGTCAGATTGGTCGTGGAAAAATTAAAATGTACAATCGTCACGAAATGCTGGATTTAGTAATTGTTGACGGAAAAGCGAGAGGTATTATCGCTCGTAACTTAATCACTGGAGAAATAGAAAGACATTCTGCTCACGCAGTAGTAATTGGTTCTGGAGGATACGGAAACGTATTTTTCCTTTCAACAAATGCTATGGGAAGTAACGCAACAGCAGCTTGGAAAATTCATAAAAAAGGAGCGTTTTTCGCAAATCCTTGCTACACGCAAATTCACCCAACATGTATCCCGGTTTCTGGAGATCACCAGTCAAAATTGACTTTGATGTCTGAATCGTTACGTAATGACGGTCGTATTTGGGTTCCTGCAAAATTAGAAGATGCTCAGGCAATTCGTGAAGGAAGAAAAAAAGCGACTGATTTATCTGAATCTGAGAGAGATTATTTCTTAGAAAGAAGATATCCTGCATTTGGTAACCTTGTACCTCGTGACGTTGCGTCTCGTGCCGCTAAAGAAAGATGTGATGCTGGTTTTGGAGTTAACAAAACTGGAGAAGCAGTTTACTTAGATTTCGCAGCAGCGATCAAACGTTACGGAACGGAAGAAGCTTACGTAAAAGGTTTAGATGCTAATGATGCAGCTTTAGTTACTAAATTAGGAACTGCAATTGTAAAAAGTAAATACGGAAACTTATTCCAAATGTACTTGAAAATTGTTGACGAAGATCCTTATGTAACACCAATGATGATTTACCCAGCGGTTCACTACACAATGGGTGGAACTTGGGTTGATTACAACTTAATGACTACAATTCCTGGATGTTTCTCAATTGGAGAGTCTAACTTCTCTGACCACGGAGCAAACAGACTTGGAGCTTCTGCTTTGATGCAGGGATTAGCTGATGGATATTTCGTATTGCCATATACTATCGGAGATTATTTAGCTCCAGATATTAAAATGGGAGAAATTTCTACAGACTTACCAGAATTTGTTGAAGCTGAGAAAAATGTAAAAGATCAAATCGACAGATTTATCAATAATAACGGAAAACATTCTGTAGATTATTTCCATAAAAAACTTGGAAAAATCATGTGGGATAAAGTAGGTATGGCTCGTAATGCTAAAGGTTTAACTGAAGCTATCGAAGAAATTGCTGCTTTACGTGAAGAGTTTTATAGAGATGTAAAAGTTCCTGGAAGCGCTAACGAATTTAATCAGGAATTAGAAAAAGCGACTCGTGTTGCCGATTTCCTAGAATTAGGAGAATTGTTCGCGAAAGATGCTTTACACCGTAACGAATCTTGTGGAGGTCATTTCCGTGAGGAATACCAAACAGAAGAAGGAGAAGCACTTCGTGACGACGAAAACTTTGCATACGTTGCCGCTTGGGAATACAAAGGAAAACCAAGTGACGCCGTATTACACAAAGAACCTCTTAATTACGAAAACATTAAATTAGTTCAAAGAAGCTATAAATAG